The genomic stretch CTCATATCTAAATATATTATAGAAAagaaatattgtttataatttttggcctttcatttttatttaaaaaaattaatatattttaaaaaatatatgtaaacaTGGCAACATAGTTAAAAATTGGGATAATGCAATTATAAAAATTGGTTTAAAATATGTATTTAAAATGAAATTATCAAATGGCCCACAAAAGAATAATATAACTTAATTATGCAAAAAACTATggcatattttttaaattatatatttatatgggaaATAAAAAGTCATTTATttgaagaaattaaaaaaaaaaagccatagaaaCATTAAGCCTATGCTTGATGAggggaaaaagagaagaaaaatttggagaaaaaagtgaaaaaaaaatatatgtttgatAAGAGAGAAAAAATGGTGGAAATGAGTAAAAAAAGAAATTGGAGAGAAAAATTGGTGAATTTTGTTTTCTCAAACTAATAAGAAGCTTAATTACATATACCCTTTActcatttaatttaaaaataacaatcaaaatagtataaatgCAATTATAAATTAATTCAACATTATTTTCTTCCTCCCTACCAAGCAACTTTAAGGAATCACACTTTCTTTTCCGTCTTAAAATTTTTGTTtccttcttattttattttattttttccctCCTGTGTACATAGGGTAAAAAAGTGAAATTCCCAAATAATGAAAATGAAAGTGTAATTTCCAATGATATAGGTATCTAATAAAAGTCCAATCTTTGGGACCTAAAATCACTTTAATACTAAATACTCTCTCAGTTAGCGAACCAATCAGAGTAGAGTACATCAGCCCCTTCACTTTACATGGATGGGAACAAGAGTTTTTGGCTGTAGAGACAAAACCAAGTAAACCAAAGTAGACCAAAGTTGCAAGGGAGGACTCCGTGGCGGCATAGTGAAATTACCCCTCCTGTCTCGCTCTATAAATCATCAACCATAGGGTAAATTCGGCGCACTGAAGGAGAGAACTGGCTAACCCATCTCTCTTTATCTCCAAATCTCTCTTTGTgaagttttcttttctctttctgTGAATCTCACAAGGTATCTATctctctataatttttttttatttaatagatCCATTCATGGATTAGATTCTGATTCTTTGGATTTGCATTAATTTTTTTTCGTATTGTGAACTTACTGATTCATAGGGTATTAGGTTTTACGTTGTTATTTCGAATACTTCTCACTCATTATTCTGCTCTGCTGAAATTCCCATTAGGGTTATGTTATCTTTGTAGTTTTCAAACTTTGTTTAATATCCTTTACTCTAATTGACCGTCTGGGATGGTAGCTTATTGGTTTTAAGtctcttttttttaattatgaaaaTACGCTATTTTATTCTGTTTTCTGAGGAACTACTCTTTCATGTTCGTgcgtttatttatttattgtgtgAATTTGTGTGCAAGTTGTGTATATATTATTCTGTTATTTTGTGTTTTTGTGTGTATTGCTCCTCAAGTTCAAATAACATAACGGGCCTGCTCTGTATTGGTTCATTATATTTTGCAATAACAGCTGTAACTTGTATTAAATAGCCAGGATCATGTTTGGGCGTGCTCCAAGGAAGAGTGACAGCATCAAATATTATGAGGTTCTTGGTGTTTCGAAAAATGCCACTCCTGAAGAGCTCAAGAAAGCTTATAGGAAAGCGGCCATTAAGAATCATCCCGACAAAGGAGGTGACCCTGAAAAGGTTGGTTGATGATGATCTTGATATGTTTATGGCATTGCCATCCCATGATTTTGCACGACATTCTCTGCCATGAATATTCAAAATTTTGAACTTCAgtagaaagagagaagagaaggggaggaagaataattttatttgaaaatactaATACCTTTAAATGTCTCTTAATGCTCTAATAAAACTATTGTATATTGTGTCAGTTCAAGGAGCTAGCTCAGGCTTATGAAGTTCTCAATGATCCTGAGAAAAGGGAATTATATGATCAATACGGTGAAGATGCTCTCAAAGAAGGAATCGGAGGAGGTGGTCCCTCACATAATCCGTTTGACATTTTTGAATCGTTTTTTGGAGGAGGAGCCTTTGGTGGTGAGAATTGTTTTCATTGAATTTATTTTTTGACCTCTTTATTAACATTCCTTTCGTTTTTCTCTTATTTTCAACTGAAATATCCAtgattactattttttttttacaaatagtGGGATTGTGTAGGTGGATCTAGCTCACGAGGAAGAAGACAGAAACAAGGTGAAGATGTGGTTCATACTTTAAAGGTTTCTTTGGAGGACTTGTATAATGGTGCAACAAAGAAGCTTTCTCTTTCTAGGAACGCCTTGTGCCAAAAATGTAAAGGGTATGAATGTTGCCattttttttccctatattcaTGGCAAGTTCAAAGGAGGATTTTTTGTGTTCCTTGTGAAACTTAAGTATTATTGGATTTATATAAAATTCAACTGATTTGGTCATACTTACAGCACATTCTAAAATTCTTCTTCAACAATCTCTGAACACACTAGTAATTAAGCACAAAAGTGTTAATTTCTGAAACTTACTTTCTTTTTGCCTCCAATATCAAAATTAGTCGCCTCTAATTCTAACGCAAAGTCATTTTCAACTGAAAAGTTTCATCCATAATAGTTCTAGAAGTGAATTGCTtgtgaaaataattaaaaagctCAAACGTAATCTGCTTCCTATAATTTCCAGGAAAGGTTCTAAAAGTGGGATAGCTGGAAAATGTCATGGTTGTCATGGTAGTGGAATGAAAGTTTCAATGCGACAGATTGGTCTGGGCATGATTCAACGAATGCAACATGTCTGTCCAGATTGCCAAGGCTCTGGTATTTAACTGAATGTTACATACTGAAAGAGGCTAGTATACCTGCATTTTGTTGTTTCTCAGTTTCTTATTGTGTAATATTGTTGCAGGTGAATTCATCAGCGACAGAGATAAATGCACACAATGCAAAGGAAATAAGATTACTCAGGAAAAGAAGGTACTGGAGGTTCATGTGGAAAAAGGGATGCAGCATGGCCAGAAGATTGTGTTTGATGGTCAGGCAGATGAGGCTGtaagtgtattttttttttgacacAATAGAAATTAAGTGTCTTGTGCTGCCTCTACTGTTCAGGGTGTATTTTTTAACTATCTACGAAAGAAGTATAGATTATTAGTTTTGTTGGTAAAAATCTTGTATTTCTTTGAAGATAGATGTTGACTGTGATTCTTGTTTATTTGAATATGCGGTTTGCAGCCTGATACAGTTACAGGAGACATCGTCTTTGTGTTGCAACAAAAGGAGCATCCCAAGTTCAAGCGGAAGTATGATGATTTGTACGTAGAACACAGCCTCAGCTTAACAGAGGCACTGAGTGGTTTTCAGTTTGCCTTGAATCATCTTGACGGCAGACAGCTTCTTATTAAATCAAATCCTGGAGAAGTCATCAAGCCtggtataaataaataaataaatatagttaCTTGATCAAGGGAAATTATTCCTTGGTTATATATTTTCAAGTTTGTTCATCTAATGTTTTGGTTAATGCGTGAAGGTCAACATAAAGCAATCAACGATGAAGGGATGCCACAACACCAGAGACCTTTCATGAAGGGCCGGCTTTACATTCAATTTAGTGTCAATTTCCCAGATTCTGGGTTTCTATCTCCTGACCAATGCCGGACTTTGGAGGCCATACTTCCACCGAAGCCAAGTAAGAATTTGCAGGACATGGAAGTGGATGAATGCGAAGAGACCACCTTGCATGATGTCAACATTGAGGAGGAGATGAGGAGGAAGCAGCAACACCCATATGACGATGATGACGATGATGAGCCTTCAATGTCACGTGTTCAGTGTGCTCAACAGTGATACTTCTCAGAACCCTTAAGATTATTCCCTTGgaccctttatttatttttatcgcCAGATATTTAAGTTACTAGTTTtgtcttttggtcattttttgcTCGTTCAGTTATACGTACTACAGACTTGTTAATTTGGATTTTGATAAGAATTTATCCTACAGTTCAAATTTCATTTGTTTTCCGCTCTCATGTGGTACCCAAAATTATTTTAGCTGATGCTTCTCGACGACTGAAGCCCAGTTGGGTGAGAACGCTAGTCAAAAGAATCAAcaaatgtgttttattaatttaaatttaaacaagTTTGAACATATTTATTCATTTTGTAAAATTAATGCCTAGTAGCTTTTAGACGCATATTAAAATAAAAGAATAAGTACGTGTGTAATAAATTGTTTGAACTCTGTTTTTGTCGTTGaaaattgtttttgaatttttttaaaacttgcTGGAAAAATTGGAATAAAAATATGCCTACATGCCTATTTAAGGGGTGAGTTGTGCCCATAGGGTAAAAAGTACTACCCTACCATTGACATTcccaaacaaacaaaaaaaacctAACTCTCGGATTGACGGATTGATGTGTGGTATATGATTGGTTTAAATCTTTTTCTTGAATAAATAATTGTTTATAAccttataaaatttaaaattcaatttaaaaattaaaggtggtgtttggtaaaatttttgttttttaattttttaaacacaaaaatataaatttttttatctttgttttttttttatttcaaaaaaataaaatgtgtttgataactattttttgttttttattttaaaaataaaaaataaaaaatatgtttggtaacttttatttttattttttgttttttgtttaaaaaaattaaaaataaaaatgtgttagaTAATtcatgttttaattttttatttttaaaactaaaaaacaatatatttttGTGACATAAACCTCGAAACTCATTCTctatttattacataacataacatcaATACAATCTacatagtaaaataaaaatatataaactaataATTGTCCAAACTTAAAAAGAATATATTGAACGAGTTATAACAATCAACAAATGTCTTTAATAATTCTCATTATCCTCGATTATATTTCCATATATGATTAACAATTTCATCACGAAAGCGAGTTATTTCATGTAATTTAGttctaaaaatattattaaactcTATACtacctgttgacgcggttttttgccaatattgtattacgaaaattagctggaataaactagtgcttaagggtaaGCCGTAAGGAAAATAATCACTCTTCAAACtacttagaatgatatagtaagaacactcgttcctttttacgtggtttggaggttaaaatccccctagtccacgagtcaatattattactgtatatctttctctattttgacagaatatttgcattatacagagaaaacccaaccccttttctatccaaggtcttgatATTTAGAGG from Humulus lupulus chromosome 5, drHumLupu1.1, whole genome shotgun sequence encodes the following:
- the LOC133777575 gene encoding dnaJ protein homolog 2-like, with protein sequence MFGRAPRKSDSIKYYEVLGVSKNATPEELKKAYRKAAIKNHPDKGGDPEKFKELAQAYEVLNDPEKRELYDQYGEDALKEGIGGGGPSHNPFDIFESFFGGGAFGGGSSSRGRRQKQGEDVVHTLKVSLEDLYNGATKKLSLSRNALCQKCKGKGSKSGIAGKCHGCHGSGMKVSMRQIGLGMIQRMQHVCPDCQGSGEFISDRDKCTQCKGNKITQEKKVLEVHVEKGMQHGQKIVFDGQADEAPDTVTGDIVFVLQQKEHPKFKRKYDDLYVEHSLSLTEALSGFQFALNHLDGRQLLIKSNPGEVIKPGQHKAINDEGMPQHQRPFMKGRLYIQFSVNFPDSGFLSPDQCRTLEAILPPKPSKNLQDMEVDECEETTLHDVNIEEEMRRKQQHPYDDDDDDEPSMSRVQCAQQ